A single genomic interval of Helianthus annuus cultivar XRQ/B chromosome 13, HanXRQr2.0-SUNRISE, whole genome shotgun sequence harbors:
- the LOC110897801 gene encoding 60S ribosomal protein L24, with product MVLKTELCRFSGQKIYPGRGIRFIRSDSQVFLFANSKCKRYFHNKLKPSKLTWTAMYRKQHKKDAAQEAVKKRRRATKKPYSRAIVGATLEVIQKKRSEKPEVRDAAREAALREIKERIKKTKDEKKAKKAEVASKQKTQTKGGNVPKGKGPKLGGGGGKR from the exons ATGGTTCTGAA GACCGAGCTTTGCCGTTTCAGTGGCCAGAAGATATATCCTGGAAGGGGTATTAGGTTCATTAGATCAGATTCTCAG GTTTTCTTGTTTGCTAATTCGAAATGCAAAAGGTACTTCCATAATAAATTGAAGCCTTCAAAGCTCACATGGACTGCCATGTACCGGAAGCAGCACAAGAAG GACGCAGCTCAGGAAGCTGTGAAGAAGAGACGTCGTGCAACCAAAAAGCCATATTCTCGGGCTATTGTGGGGGCCACTTTGGAAGTTATTCAGAAGAAACGAAGTGAGAAGCCTGAAGTTCGTGATGCTGCTAGGGAGGCTGCTCTGCG TGAAATTAAAGAAAGGATCAAGAAAACCAAGGATGAGAAGAAGGCAAAGAAAGCCGAGGTGGCATCAAAACAAAAGACTCAAACTAAGGGTGGCAATGTTCCTAAAGGTAAGGGCCCTAAGCTCGGTGGTGGTGGCGGAAAGCGTTGA